In Gimesia benthica, a single window of DNA contains:
- a CDS encoding GltB/FmdC/FwdC-like GXGXG domain-containing protein, whose protein sequence is MVSLKQLDLTDLSVRQVNEYLHGELLEECPARVEILNPDGLHSIAAGLDKEVEIDILGHAGYFIAGMNQRARVTIHGNVGWSVAENMMSGVVRVKGHASECAGASGHGGLLVIEGDASSRCGISLKGTEIVVGGSVGHFSAFMAQAGTLVVCGDAGPNLGDSLYEATIYVRGSIHSLGADAREEEMQADDFEKVAELLSRAEMNYDAREFKRVSSARSLYHWNADAHQEY, encoded by the coding sequence ATGGTCAGTCTGAAACAGCTTGATTTAACCGACTTGAGTGTCCGCCAGGTCAACGAGTATCTGCACGGGGAACTGCTGGAAGAATGCCCCGCGCGGGTGGAGATCCTGAACCCCGACGGTCTGCACAGCATTGCCGCCGGCCTGGATAAGGAAGTGGAGATCGATATCCTGGGGCACGCGGGCTATTTCATCGCGGGGATGAATCAGCGGGCTCGGGTGACGATTCACGGAAACGTCGGCTGGAGTGTCGCGGAGAACATGATGTCGGGCGTGGTCCGCGTGAAAGGACATGCGTCCGAATGTGCGGGTGCTTCTGGGCATGGTGGCCTTCTGGTGATTGAAGGGGATGCCTCTTCCCGGTGCGGCATTTCGCTGAAAGGGACCGAGATTGTGGTCGGGGGGAGTGTCGGTCACTTCTCTGCCTTCATGGCACAGGCGGGAACGCTGGTGGTCTGTGGCGATGCAGGCCCGAATCTGGGTGATTCGCTGTATGAAGCGACGATCTACGTCCGCGGATCCATTCACAGTTTGGGTGCCGATGCCCGCGAAGAAGAGATGCAGGCAGACGATTTTGAAAAGGTGGCGGAACTGCTGTCCCGGGCGGAGATGAATTATGACGCCCGCGAATTTAAACGGGTCAGTTCGGCCCGCAGTCTGTATCACTGGAATGCGGACGCCCATCAGGAATATTAA
- a CDS encoding class II glutamine amidotransferase domain-containing protein — protein MCGIVGFLARRDADRERLGQLVTPMLECMATRGPDSAGLALFHRPLPASRRFALSTRDRKFDWQALAESCQQELGLPAPVAALENHASLVSELQPEIFKPWLNSTFPEVHLLSTGHAIEIFKDEGHPEEIARRFHFTEMVGTHVVGHTRMATESAVSPAHAHPFTAGEDFCLVHNGSLSNPYSVRRKLESLGIAFETDNDTEAGCRFLEWRMREGDTLETAIEVAQAELDGFYTFLMATADKLVLVRDAFACKPAVVAETDDYVAVSSEFRSLAHLPDIKHAHVYEPAPEQIYSWSV, from the coding sequence GTGTGTGGCATCGTCGGTTTTTTGGCCAGGCGCGACGCTGATCGCGAACGTCTGGGACAACTCGTCACTCCCATGCTGGAATGCATGGCGACCCGCGGACCTGACTCCGCAGGCCTGGCTCTGTTTCACCGTCCACTGCCTGCCTCCCGACGGTTTGCGCTCTCCACCCGCGATCGCAAGTTTGACTGGCAGGCGCTGGCTGAATCCTGTCAGCAGGAACTGGGACTGCCCGCGCCGGTCGCCGCTCTCGAAAATCATGCGTCACTCGTCAGCGAACTCCAGCCGGAAATCTTTAAACCCTGGCTGAATTCGACGTTTCCCGAAGTGCATCTGCTCTCGACAGGACATGCGATTGAAATCTTCAAAGACGAAGGGCATCCCGAAGAGATTGCCCGGCGGTTCCACTTTACGGAAATGGTGGGCACACACGTTGTGGGACATACGCGGATGGCGACCGAATCGGCGGTTTCGCCGGCTCACGCACATCCCTTTACAGCCGGTGAGGATTTCTGCCTGGTGCATAACGGTTCGCTGTCGAACCCTTACAGTGTGAGACGAAAACTGGAGAGCCTGGGAATCGCCTTTGAAACGGATAACGACACGGAAGCGGGCTGTCGTTTTCTGGAATGGCGGATGCGGGAAGGGGACACGCTGGAGACCGCCATCGAAGTCGCCCAGGCGGAACTGGACGGCTTTTACACCTTCCTGATGGCAACCGCTGACAAACTGGTGCTCGTCCGGGATGCCTTTGCCTGCAAGCCTGCGGTGGTCGCGGAGACGGACGATTATGTCGCCGTCAGTTCGGAATTTCGTTCCCTGGCACACTTGCCTGATATCAAACATGCTCACGTGTATGAGCCGGCTCCGGAACAGATTTATTCATGGTCAGTCTGA
- a CDS encoding DEAD/DEAH box helicase yields the protein MTDSFQPGLYEQLLTEELKEQLKTIADPRLYATIGNVDAEDAHTAIAQYLEHVLATGIAGFRGKEAAEKQKRLVDRILNLLAEELGRDWENRLRIATPLERLLAIHHTEPKTPDNRPDTPLSRSALLTGTRLDPSLGSQLKKEISTADSVDILCSFVKWSGLRVILDDLKELASSPHPDRPRIRVITTSYMGATDPKAIEALSDLPNTEIRVSYDTKRTRLHAKAYLFHRDTDFGSAYVGSANLSNAALSEGLEWTTKVSQYELSYLWGKITGTFETYWQDDEFQPFSGEAPERLRSAIKNERLSSSDPSMLPTFHIRPYPFQDEILDILAAEREVQKKNTHLVVAATGTGKTMIAAFDYARICKDEDRQPSLLFIVHREEILKQALASFRGVLRDQNFGDLLVGGRDPSQQQHLFCSIQSYNSRELWKSPTDEYEYIVVDEFHHAAAPSYQRLLDHVRPNILLGLTATPERADQLDVLKWFGGRTSAEIRLPDAINRKLLCPFQYFGVSDSENLDDLNWQRGGYAIDDLDHIYTGNDRRAQLILEKTHEILLNPLDSRGLGFCVSKAHAEFMARFFNEHGVPATALTADSADDQRNQVQAQLRSREINFIFVVDLYNEGVDIPEVDTILFLRPTESLTIFLQQFGRGMRLHDEKDCLTILDFIGAQRREFQFASRFRALSTKPELRLDREIEHGFPHLPSGCVVQLERVAQQRVLDNIRDSLRLNKLTIIIRIKELGRILERSPLLHEALDYLHTNLDELLKRGLWSRLLAEAGLIEPIFDSDETQLAKGLRRLIHVDCATQIEYWTKHIQSGLMPYSKEEKQALEMLYVTLWGKEGLGWNIEESHNRLLDNVSAKQDLVSILDYCFQKAPSHYAGRIPEVSGPLTIHAQYTRDEILVGLGHWSLAHRPDHREGILHLKDKKIDAFFVTLQKTEEEYSPTTMYEDYLISHELFHWQSQSNTSSGSPTGQRYINHKKQGYTPLLFVREVKKLSSGLASPYYYLGPCDYVSHTGDRPMSIIWRLQHSVPARLYRQMARQAVG from the coding sequence ATGACAGACAGCTTCCAGCCAGGACTCTATGAACAACTTCTCACTGAAGAATTAAAGGAGCAGCTAAAGACAATCGCTGACCCTCGTCTCTACGCTACGATAGGTAATGTTGATGCGGAAGATGCCCATACTGCGATTGCTCAATACCTGGAACATGTTTTAGCAACTGGGATTGCTGGATTTAGAGGTAAGGAAGCAGCTGAGAAACAAAAACGATTGGTTGATCGTATTCTCAATTTGCTTGCAGAAGAGCTAGGACGAGATTGGGAAAATCGATTACGTATCGCGACTCCGCTCGAACGACTGCTGGCAATTCATCATACCGAGCCTAAAACTCCTGATAATCGCCCTGATACTCCCTTATCTCGCTCTGCACTTTTGACAGGGACTCGGTTGGACCCCAGTTTGGGAAGCCAATTAAAAAAAGAGATATCAACCGCAGACTCTGTTGATATTCTTTGTTCCTTTGTGAAATGGAGTGGACTCCGTGTCATTCTGGATGACTTAAAAGAATTGGCTTCAAGCCCTCACCCTGATCGTCCCCGCATTCGGGTTATTACCACTAGTTACATGGGAGCTACCGATCCAAAGGCAATAGAAGCATTAAGCGACCTCCCCAACACTGAGATTCGTGTCAGCTATGATACGAAACGAACCCGTTTGCATGCCAAGGCTTATCTCTTTCATCGAGATACCGATTTCGGCAGTGCTTACGTAGGTTCAGCGAACCTTTCAAATGCCGCCCTTTCAGAGGGACTCGAATGGACAACCAAGGTTAGCCAATACGAGCTCTCGTATCTTTGGGGTAAGATCACGGGAACCTTTGAGACATATTGGCAGGACGACGAATTCCAGCCATTCAGTGGCGAGGCTCCTGAACGGCTGAGATCTGCCATTAAGAATGAACGGTTGAGTTCATCAGATCCATCTATGCTCCCTACATTTCATATTCGCCCATACCCTTTTCAAGATGAAATATTGGACATCCTGGCCGCAGAGCGTGAAGTCCAAAAGAAAAATACGCACCTGGTAGTTGCCGCTACTGGAACGGGTAAGACGATGATAGCCGCCTTCGATTATGCACGCATCTGCAAAGATGAAGATCGCCAACCTTCATTACTGTTTATTGTCCACAGGGAAGAAATTCTGAAACAAGCACTCGCATCATTTCGCGGTGTTCTCCGGGATCAGAACTTTGGGGATCTTTTAGTTGGAGGTCGTGATCCTTCGCAGCAGCAACATCTATTTTGTTCTATTCAGAGTTATAACTCCCGTGAACTTTGGAAATCTCCAACTGATGAATATGAATACATCGTTGTAGACGAATTTCATCATGCGGCTGCACCAAGCTACCAACGTTTACTGGATCACGTACGCCCAAATATCCTATTGGGTCTGACCGCAACACCAGAGCGGGCCGATCAACTCGATGTCCTAAAATGGTTCGGAGGGCGAACCAGCGCTGAAATCAGGCTACCTGATGCCATCAATCGCAAATTACTCTGCCCATTTCAATACTTTGGTGTCTCAGATAGTGAAAACCTTGATGATCTGAACTGGCAACGAGGTGGATATGCGATAGATGATCTGGATCATATTTATACTGGCAATGATCGCCGTGCGCAATTGATTTTAGAAAAAACACACGAAATACTACTCAATCCATTGGATTCGCGTGGGCTGGGTTTTTGTGTCAGTAAAGCTCATGCAGAGTTCATGGCTCGATTCTTTAACGAACATGGGGTCCCTGCAACTGCGTTGACTGCCGATTCTGCTGATGACCAAAGAAACCAAGTGCAGGCTCAACTTCGTTCTCGAGAAATCAACTTTATCTTTGTTGTCGATTTGTATAACGAAGGGGTCGATATTCCTGAAGTCGATACAATTCTTTTTCTTCGTCCTACAGAAAGTCTCACTATCTTTCTTCAACAATTTGGACGAGGGATGCGTCTCCATGATGAAAAAGATTGTTTGACAATCCTCGATTTCATCGGCGCTCAACGACGGGAATTTCAATTTGCATCGAGATTTCGTGCACTCAGTACGAAACCCGAACTGCGTCTCGATCGCGAAATCGAGCATGGTTTCCCTCATTTACCAAGTGGTTGTGTGGTTCAATTGGAACGCGTTGCACAACAACGTGTATTAGACAATATCCGTGATTCATTACGGCTCAACAAACTAACTATCATCATACGAATTAAAGAATTAGGACGAATCCTCGAACGTAGTCCATTACTTCACGAAGCTTTGGATTATCTACATACTAACCTAGATGAGTTATTAAAGCGGGGACTCTGGTCTCGTTTGCTCGCAGAAGCAGGTCTCATTGAACCAATTTTTGATTCTGACGAAACTCAACTCGCGAAAGGATTACGTCGGTTAATACACGTTGATTGTGCAACTCAAATCGAATACTGGACTAAACATATCCAATCAGGATTGATGCCGTATTCTAAAGAAGAGAAACAAGCACTAGAAATGCTCTATGTCACACTATGGGGTAAAGAAGGTCTAGGCTGGAACATTGAAGAGTCACACAATCGATTATTAGACAATGTGTCTGCCAAACAGGATTTAGTCTCAATTCTTGACTACTGTTTTCAGAAAGCTCCCTCACATTATGCAGGACGTATTCCTGAAGTATCAGGACCATTAACTATTCATGCTCAATATACACGTGATGAAATTCTAGTTGGTTTAGGGCATTGGTCTCTGGCGCATCGGCCAGACCATCGTGAGGGAATATTGCATCTGAAAGATAAAAAGATTGATGCCTTCTTTGTCACTTTACAAAAAACGGAAGAAGAGTATTCCCCGACAACGATGTATGAAGACTATTTAATTTCGCATGAACTATTTCACTGGCAATCGCAAAGCAATACTTCATCCGGATCCCCCACAGGGCAGCGGTACATCAACCATAAAAAACAGGGTTACACACCACTATTATTTGTTCGTGAAGTGAAAAAACTTTCTTCAGGTCTTGCTTCTCCCTATTACTACCTAGGTCCCTGTGACTATGTCTCCCATACTGGAGACCGACCAATGAGCATCATCTGGCGACTTCAACATTCCGTACCTGCTAGACTTTACCGTCAAATGGCACGTCAAGCAGTAGGATAG
- a CDS encoding sialidase family protein, which translates to MSLNRRDFLHTSLCSLAAASAAGTASLQAAESKPLIGSISKETLFRNRDGAGVTWFHPRGCMIPGAEGNATFLLNLQEIGGSDYFGQVHWTESTDRGKTWKEPAPIAALGRDPVKEHPGLKAGVCDVTPQYHPQTGTVLALGHVVFYRGPRFARGDQLARYPVYVTRGKDGQWSERKILQWDDPRGAEIYTNNCGQRLVMPDGDILMSFTFGAGKQPRMVAGVRCAYDGTALKIREVGPPLENKVGRGLLEPSIARFDNQYFMTIRAEDGHGYVAVSPDGLNYQRKTAWAFDDGTPIGMSTTQQHWLTHSDGLFLVYTRKDETNKNIIRWRSPLWLAQVDPEKLCLIRDTERVALPLVGDGVDDPNNVALMGNFDVTNISPDESCVTVGEWMPRNKAKGDLLLGRIQWNQPNRSVPDFVS; encoded by the coding sequence ATGTCTCTCAATCGTCGTGATTTCCTCCACACCTCTCTCTGTTCCCTGGCCGCGGCTTCTGCTGCGGGGACGGCTTCGTTGCAGGCTGCGGAATCGAAGCCGTTGATTGGCTCCATTTCGAAAGAAACGCTCTTTCGCAATCGCGATGGGGCCGGCGTCACCTGGTTTCATCCGCGAGGATGTATGATTCCCGGGGCCGAGGGGAACGCGACGTTTCTGTTGAACCTGCAGGAGATTGGCGGCTCGGATTACTTCGGGCAGGTGCACTGGACCGAATCGACGGATCGGGGCAAGACCTGGAAAGAGCCAGCACCCATTGCCGCACTCGGTCGGGATCCGGTCAAGGAACATCCCGGTCTCAAAGCGGGCGTCTGTGATGTGACGCCGCAGTATCATCCGCAGACCGGAACTGTCCTCGCGTTGGGGCACGTCGTCTTCTATCGCGGTCCCCGCTTCGCCCGTGGCGATCAGCTGGCCCGTTACCCTGTCTACGTCACGCGGGGCAAAGACGGCCAGTGGTCGGAACGCAAGATCCTGCAGTGGGATGATCCCCGTGGTGCCGAGATCTATACCAATAATTGTGGACAGCGACTCGTCATGCCCGACGGCGATATCCTGATGTCCTTCACCTTTGGCGCGGGCAAACAGCCCCGCATGGTGGCCGGCGTGCGCTGTGCCTATGATGGCACGGCACTCAAAATTCGTGAAGTCGGTCCGCCCCTGGAGAACAAAGTCGGCCGGGGCCTGCTCGAACCGTCCATCGCCCGCTTTGATAATCAATACTTCATGACGATTCGTGCCGAAGACGGACACGGCTACGTTGCGGTCAGCCCGGATGGCTTGAATTATCAGCGGAAGACCGCCTGGGCGTTTGACGACGGCACGCCAATCGGCATGTCGACCACGCAACAGCACTGGCTCACTCATTCCGATGGACTGTTCCTGGTCTACACTCGTAAAGATGAGACGAATAAAAACATCATCCGCTGGCGATCTCCACTCTGGTTGGCTCAGGTCGATCCGGAAAAACTCTGCCTGATCCGCGACACCGAACGTGTCGCCCTGCCGCTCGTCGGGGATGGCGTGGACGATCCCAACAATGTTGCGCTGATGGGGAACTTCGATGTCACCAACATCAGCCCGGACGAATCGTGTGTGACCGTCGGTGAATGGATGCCGCGGAACAAGGCCAAAGGCGATCTGCTGCTGGGACGCATCCAATGGAATCAGCCCAACCGCAGCGTCCCGGACTTTGTCAGTTAA